One stretch of Desulfovibrio sp. UCD-KL4C DNA includes these proteins:
- a CDS encoding diguanylate cyclase, translating into MSQTRSFSIFNGTTTGRDMITRNKKNISSEPRFNSLWLPVLTGSLLFSLVLIFWWSLREEDRADQHNLVLKHANKLSEDIQADMRSRIPALKRIASRWEFNGGTSESSFKNDAEHYVIDLPGFQAISWTDKNLYVRWIVPLAGNEKAVGLNLGFEENRKIALEKAESTKMPIMSKPIDLVQGGKGFIIYFPIYTKHGFDGFVSAVFRITPWLKHVFRTDNIPSEISEFKISVTIDEVPVYTQTGWKQLQPGYFDANSAAIIMGHKILISCRPTKFFFPHHKNNHALIALLIGSILAILISFIVQLFQKTSAEAWRTYSTQKTLEFEIENHEKTTKDLKQASAQLTLAAKAGKIGIWSLEISTNSLKWNEKMFELYDVPSDINPNYETWATALHPEDAEKAKAELSAAVEGKGTFDTEFRIITASGEVKHIHAAAKVERDAKNNPLRMTGVNWDITEQKNIEDQIRHMATHDTLTELPTLKLAKDRVGLAFAIATRKELMTAVMFLDLDGFKNVNDTLGHDAGDMVLKEVAKRLLSCVRKVDTVARIGGDEFLIVLNEINAKENLDQIAAKIVKSIAIPFAHENNQVTIGASVGIAICTPSCAKQDIERLIKEADDAMYSIKKTGKNGYAFAENDFAKNNF; encoded by the coding sequence ATGTCACAGACTCGCAGTTTTAGCATCTTCAACGGAACAACCACCGGAAGAGACATGATTACCCGCAACAAAAAAAATATTTCATCAGAACCGCGCTTCAATAGTCTTTGGCTTCCAGTACTTACAGGTTCTCTCCTTTTTTCTTTAGTTTTAATTTTCTGGTGGTCCCTAAGAGAAGAAGACCGAGCAGACCAGCACAATCTAGTTTTAAAACACGCAAACAAGCTCTCAGAAGATATTCAGGCCGACATGCGCTCCAGAATTCCTGCGCTCAAACGCATAGCCAGTCGTTGGGAATTTAACGGGGGAACCTCTGAATCAAGCTTTAAAAACGATGCAGAGCATTACGTTATTGATCTTCCCGGATTTCAAGCCATTTCATGGACTGACAAAAATTTGTATGTAAGATGGATTGTTCCATTAGCTGGCAATGAAAAGGCTGTGGGCCTTAATCTAGGATTTGAAGAAAATAGAAAAATTGCTCTCGAGAAAGCAGAAAGTACCAAAATGCCGATCATGTCTAAACCTATTGATTTAGTGCAAGGCGGCAAAGGTTTTATAATTTATTTCCCTATCTACACTAAGCATGGTTTTGATGGTTTTGTCTCCGCAGTTTTCCGTATTACACCATGGCTTAAACATGTTTTCCGTACTGACAATATTCCTAGTGAAATAAGTGAATTCAAAATATCCGTAACTATAGACGAAGTCCCCGTATACACGCAGACTGGTTGGAAACAACTACAACCGGGCTACTTTGATGCAAATTCGGCAGCTATAATCATGGGGCATAAGATTCTAATTTCTTGCCGCCCTACAAAATTTTTCTTTCCCCACCATAAAAATAATCATGCTTTAATAGCATTATTGATCGGCTCTATTTTAGCAATATTGATTTCATTCATTGTCCAGCTTTTTCAAAAGACGTCTGCTGAAGCATGGCGTACCTATTCCACACAAAAGACACTCGAATTCGAAATTGAAAATCATGAGAAAACGACAAAAGACCTTAAACAAGCTTCAGCCCAACTTACGCTTGCCGCAAAAGCCGGAAAAATCGGAATTTGGAGTTTGGAAATATCAACAAATTCATTGAAGTGGAATGAAAAGATGTTTGAACTATACGATGTGCCGTCAGATATTAACCCCAATTATGAAACATGGGCCACCGCGCTGCATCCTGAAGATGCAGAAAAAGCCAAGGCTGAACTTTCTGCTGCGGTTGAAGGAAAAGGTACATTTGATACTGAATTCAGAATCATTACTGCAAGTGGTGAAGTCAAACATATTCATGCCGCAGCAAAGGTAGAACGAGACGCAAAAAATAATCCCCTCCGCATGACCGGAGTAAACTGGGATATAACTGAACAGAAAAATATCGAAGACCAGATACGCCATATGGCAACCCATGATACGCTTACGGAGTTACCGACTCTCAAACTAGCCAAAGATAGAGTCGGACTTGCATTTGCCATCGCTACTCGCAAAGAGCTAATGACAGCGGTAATGTTTTTAGATCTGGATGGCTTTAAAAATGTAAACGATACACTTGGTCATGATGCAGGTGATATGGTTCTAAAAGAGGTAGCGAAAAGATTACTTTCCTGTGTAAGAAAAGTAGATACTGTTGCGAGAATCGGCGGCGACGAATTTTTAATTGTCTTAAATGAGATAAACGCAAAAGAGAACTTAGACCAGATTGCCGCTAAGATAGTTAAATCAATCGCAATTCCATTTGCTCATGAAAATAATCAGGTCACTATCGGAGCAAGCGTAGGTATTGCGATATGCACACCGTCATGCGCAAAACAGGATATTGAAAGACTCATTAAAGAAGCTGACGACGCCATGTACTCCATCAAAAAAACTGGCAAAAACGGTTACGCCTTCGCAGAAAATGATTTTGCAAAAAATAACTTTTAA
- the sstT gene encoding serine/threonine transporter SstT, with the protein MDQILGVIKRISSGSLVLQIVIGILAGVGIAMIAPEAATSVGLLGKLFVTALKAVAPILVFVLVASSIANQKKGTHTNMRSIISLYLIGTFMAAVVAVTLSFLLPTTLTLSASETAIAPPSGIGEVLHTLLFKVVDNPVHALATGNFIGILAWAIALGFFFQHGSESTKTVLHDIAQGVSGLVKLVIRFAPLGIFGLVALTVSSTGFEALAGYSHLIMVLLASMGVIALIVNPIIVWFKTKRNPYPLVFTCLKHSGITAFFTRSSAANIPVNMDLCKKLDLHEDTYSVSIPLGATINMGGAAITITVMTLAAVHTLGIDVDIATALLLSCIAAISACGASGVAGGSLLLIPLSCSLFGIPNEISMQVVAAGFIVGVIQDSAETALNSSTDVLFTAAADIAGISNDISDEVTESEKIAESF; encoded by the coding sequence ATGGATCAAATACTAGGTGTCATAAAAAGGATTTCATCAGGCAGTCTTGTACTGCAAATTGTTATAGGTATTCTAGCGGGAGTTGGTATTGCGATGATAGCTCCTGAGGCGGCAACCTCAGTCGGACTCCTCGGAAAATTATTTGTAACAGCACTGAAAGCTGTCGCTCCAATCCTCGTATTTGTTCTCGTAGCCTCTTCTATCGCAAATCAAAAAAAAGGGACGCATACCAATATGCGCTCCATTATATCACTCTATCTGATAGGGACCTTCATGGCCGCTGTAGTGGCTGTCACTTTAAGCTTCCTGCTTCCGACCACATTAACATTATCAGCTTCTGAAACTGCCATAGCTCCTCCAAGTGGGATAGGCGAAGTTCTCCACACCTTGCTCTTCAAAGTTGTCGATAACCCTGTTCATGCTCTAGCAACCGGAAACTTTATAGGTATCCTTGCTTGGGCTATTGCTCTTGGATTCTTTTTTCAACATGGCTCTGAAAGCACTAAGACGGTACTACATGACATTGCCCAAGGCGTATCAGGGCTTGTAAAACTGGTCATCCGCTTCGCTCCCCTAGGAATCTTCGGCTTGGTGGCCTTAACTGTTTCCAGTACAGGTTTTGAAGCTCTTGCCGGATATAGCCACCTGATCATGGTATTACTGGCTTCCATGGGAGTCATAGCCTTGATAGTAAACCCAATCATTGTCTGGTTTAAAACAAAGCGTAATCCCTATCCTTTAGTTTTTACCTGCTTAAAGCATAGTGGAATAACCGCATTTTTCACCCGCAGTTCTGCAGCAAATATTCCGGTAAATATGGACCTCTGTAAAAAACTGGACCTGCACGAAGATACCTACTCTGTCTCTATCCCTCTAGGGGCTACCATTAATATGGGGGGAGCTGCCATTACCATCACAGTTATGACTTTGGCAGCAGTTCATACCTTAGGTATTGATGTAGATATAGCTACGGCCCTATTACTGAGCTGCATTGCAGCAATTTCTGCTTGCGGAGCTTCTGGCGTAGCCGGAGGATCACTCCTTCTCATCCCTCTTTCCTGTAGTCTCTTCGGCATACCTAATGAAATTTCCATGCAGGTTGTTGCTGCAGGATTCATTGTAGGAGTTATTCAGGACTCTGCTGAAACAGCTTTGAATAGTTCCACAGATGTTCTGTTTACCGCAGCAGCAGATATTGCCGGCATAAGCAATGATATCTCAGATGAAGTTACAGAATCTGAAAAAATAGCTGAATCCTTTTAA
- a CDS encoding DeoR/GlpR family DNA-binding transcription regulator codes for MKFNLSSLSKRQREILDIVNDKGFAPIESLAQQFEVTPQTIRRDINKLCDLQLLQRFHGGAGRSSSVENVDYNDRRNILYQEKRFIAEMVAKNIPDRASLFINIGTTTEEVAKALSGHKGLRVITNNLNVALIMSNTDCEVIVAGGVVRQRDKGITGEATVEFIKQFKVDYGIIGVSGIDEDGTLLDYDYHEVSVAREIINNARNTFLVTDHTKFNRNAMVRIADLSEIDAIFTDKKPSVSFRDLMKSKEVELYVTAPGQKNE; via the coding sequence TTGAAATTTAATTTAAGCTCATTATCCAAAAGACAACGTGAGATATTAGATATTGTCAACGACAAAGGGTTCGCTCCTATTGAATCGCTGGCTCAGCAATTTGAAGTTACACCTCAAACTATCAGGCGTGACATAAACAAACTTTGCGATCTTCAACTTCTACAACGTTTTCACGGCGGTGCAGGTAGATCATCAAGTGTTGAAAACGTTGATTATAACGATAGAAGAAACATCTTATATCAAGAAAAAAGATTCATTGCGGAAATGGTTGCCAAAAACATCCCTGACCGCGCTTCCCTCTTCATAAATATTGGGACAACCACTGAGGAAGTCGCCAAAGCACTTTCAGGGCACAAAGGGCTCAGAGTCATAACCAACAACCTCAATGTTGCCTTGATAATGAGCAATACAGACTGTGAAGTCATTGTTGCCGGAGGAGTGGTTAGACAGCGAGATAAAGGAATTACAGGCGAGGCTACAGTTGAATTCATTAAACAGTTTAAGGTAGACTATGGTATAATCGGAGTTTCCGGCATTGATGAGGATGGAACTCTGCTTGACTATGACTACCATGAAGTAAGTGTTGCCCGGGAAATTATAAATAATGCAAGAAACACCTTTCTTGTCACAGACCATACTAAATTCAATAGAAATGCCATGGTCAGAATTGCGGATTTATCCGAGATAGATGCTATTTTTACAGACAAAAAACCTTCCGTATCCTTCCGTGACCTGATGAAAAGCAAAGAAGTGGAACTCTATGTGACAGCGCCAGGGCAAAAAAACGAATAG
- a CDS encoding methyl-accepting chemotaxis protein has protein sequence MFKNMKLREQILIPVLGIVVLCVAGLQIFTYWESSTLLEAEIVRSITREQESAVRAVDDWFESTRGTLVDWSQQREFLLTLEGDKEARAVIENRVANSAKNYAALSDIELVDPSGIIVAGTSPDDMKIDVSKRKYFKEALKGNVYISDPLIASRNNKPIVIIAAPVKNSAGKVKGVLFVVANFKTLYDESFSPIKIGTNGYAFAVDSKGFIVCHPDQKIIMKINVLDMPYGKDMLSKETGIYKYFHEPQQMWKILAYGEAKVPRWHVAVIAPIGELLAPLKTMRNEAILGAVLVLLAIAGIVFWVVRRITLTLGLVVEYADCVAKGDLKSEITVQGRGEIRTLISALQAMVANLIDMIAMSEKKTEEAEAQSEMARQATKEAEEARSAAERAKSEGMNQAANELEGIAGQVGAASTQLASQVKNAKDGAESQKARTTETATAMEEMNASMLEVAQNASQAADMAEKAKDEGSKSGQVVNEVVGSIKTLNEETDLLQKELNSLGSQAEAIGRVMGVITDIADQTNLLALNAAIEAARAGEAGRGFAVVADEVRKLAEKTVSATNEVGDAIKAIQTGTQRSLQHMEDTTKVVEGSTELAGKAGESIQLIVDIVESTSDMVRAIAAASEQQSAASEEINRSTSEVNEIASETSECMIQASDAMNSLSEMTERLNEVIRELKNS, from the coding sequence GTGTTTAAAAATATGAAACTTAGAGAACAAATTCTTATCCCGGTCCTAGGGATAGTGGTTTTGTGTGTAGCAGGGCTGCAAATTTTTACATATTGGGAATCTTCCACACTTCTAGAAGCTGAAATAGTTAGGTCTATAACTCGAGAGCAGGAATCAGCCGTTAGAGCTGTGGACGATTGGTTTGAATCAACTAGGGGAACCCTGGTGGATTGGAGCCAGCAACGAGAATTTTTGTTAACGCTTGAAGGGGATAAAGAAGCAAGAGCTGTCATTGAAAATCGTGTTGCTAATTCTGCTAAAAATTATGCGGCATTATCTGACATTGAATTGGTAGATCCTTCCGGGATAATTGTTGCTGGAACTTCTCCTGATGATATGAAAATAGATGTCTCTAAGCGAAAATATTTTAAAGAAGCCTTAAAAGGTAATGTTTATATTTCTGATCCACTCATTGCTTCCAGAAACAATAAGCCAATTGTTATAATTGCCGCTCCGGTTAAAAATAGTGCTGGAAAGGTGAAGGGTGTTCTGTTTGTAGTTGCAAACTTTAAAACACTTTATGACGAATCTTTCAGTCCAATAAAAATAGGTACAAATGGATATGCATTTGCTGTTGATTCAAAAGGATTTATTGTCTGTCATCCTGACCAGAAAATTATAATGAAGATTAATGTTTTGGATATGCCATATGGTAAGGATATGCTTTCTAAGGAAACTGGAATTTACAAATATTTTCATGAACCACAGCAGATGTGGAAGATTCTGGCTTATGGAGAAGCAAAGGTTCCAAGGTGGCATGTTGCTGTAATTGCTCCCATCGGTGAACTCCTTGCACCTCTTAAAACTATGCGAAATGAAGCAATTCTTGGAGCTGTTCTGGTTCTTTTGGCTATAGCAGGAATAGTTTTCTGGGTTGTAAGACGGATTACTCTTACCTTAGGTCTTGTTGTTGAATATGCAGACTGTGTAGCTAAAGGTGACTTGAAATCTGAGATTACCGTTCAAGGTCGTGGTGAAATCAGGACTCTTATTTCCGCTTTGCAGGCTATGGTTGCTAATTTGATTGATATGATTGCTATGTCTGAAAAGAAAACCGAAGAGGCTGAAGCTCAGTCAGAAATGGCCAGACAGGCAACAAAAGAAGCCGAGGAAGCTCGTTCTGCAGCAGAAAGAGCTAAGAGTGAAGGCATGAATCAGGCTGCAAATGAGCTTGAAGGAATTGCTGGACAGGTCGGGGCGGCTTCAACTCAACTTGCTTCTCAGGTAAAAAATGCCAAAGACGGGGCTGAATCTCAAAAAGCTCGTACAACTGAAACAGCGACCGCAATGGAAGAGATGAATGCATCTATGCTGGAAGTAGCACAGAACGCTTCGCAGGCTGCTGATATGGCTGAAAAAGCAAAGGATGAGGGAAGTAAAAGTGGTCAGGTTGTTAATGAAGTTGTTGGATCTATTAAAACTCTCAATGAAGAAACCGATTTACTGCAAAAAGAGTTAAACAGTCTTGGGTCGCAGGCTGAAGCTATCGGAAGAGTCATGGGAGTGATTACCGATATTGCCGACCAGACCAACCTGCTTGCACTGAATGCGGCGATTGAAGCTGCTCGAGCAGGAGAAGCTGGACGTGGTTTTGCTGTTGTTGCCGATGAAGTTCGCAAATTAGCAGAGAAAACTGTAAGTGCAACAAATGAAGTTGGCGATGCTATTAAAGCAATTCAAACTGGAACTCAAAGATCTTTGCAACATATGGAAGATACGACAAAGGTTGTTGAAGGTAGCACTGAACTGGCTGGTAAGGCTGGGGAGTCCATACAGTTGATTGTCGATATCGTTGAGTCTACGTCTGATATGGTTAGAGCTATTGCAGCTGCGTCAGAACAGCAATCCGCTGCCTCTGAGGAGATTAATAGAAGTACCAGTGAAGTAAATGAGATAGCGAGTGAAACTTCAGAGTGCATGATTCAGGCTTCGGATGCTATGAATTCTCTTTCCGAGATGACCGAACGGCTTAATGAGGTTATTAGAGAACTTAAAAACAGCTAG
- the glpK gene encoding glycerol kinase GlpK — MSKKYVLSIDQGTTSSRAIIFNKKGDIVNVTQKEFTQIFPKSGWVEHDAMEIWSSVQSVVAEALAHPDISGSEIATIGITNQRETTVVWDKTTGKPVYNAIVWQSRQTMDICNELKEKGLDPMFREKTGLLIDAYFSGTKVKWILDNVDGAREKAEKGDLLFGTIDTWLLWKLTGGKVHVTDYTNASRTLMYNIHDLKWDEELLKHLTVPASMLPEVKPSSEVYGYTVKEKFQGLEVPISGMAGDQQAALFGQACFSEGMAKNTYGTGCFMLMNTGEKAVPSKNGLLTTIAWGVDGKVEYALEGSIFVAGSAVQWLRDGLRMFREAKDSELYATRVPNSDGVYMVPAFVGLGAPYWDSEVRGAVFGLTRATTKEHFIRATLDSLCYQTKDVLSAMEADSGIKLAKLRVDGGAVANDLILQVQADILGVPVERPLCIETTALGAAYLAGLAVGFWADKSDIVKNFGVDREFGPKLGKIESDKLYEGWQKAVKATMAFK, encoded by the coding sequence ATGAGTAAGAAGTACGTTCTTTCGATTGATCAGGGAACCACCAGCTCTCGCGCCATTATCTTTAACAAGAAGGGCGACATTGTTAATGTAACTCAGAAAGAGTTCACCCAGATTTTTCCTAAATCCGGTTGGGTTGAACACGATGCAATGGAAATCTGGTCCTCTGTTCAGTCTGTAGTAGCAGAAGCTTTAGCCCATCCTGATATTTCCGGCTCAGAGATCGCAACTATCGGTATAACTAACCAGCGCGAAACTACAGTTGTATGGGATAAAACTACAGGTAAACCTGTTTACAATGCGATCGTATGGCAGTCTCGCCAGACAATGGATATTTGTAATGAGCTTAAAGAAAAAGGTCTCGACCCAATGTTCAGGGAAAAGACCGGATTACTTATCGATGCGTACTTTTCCGGTACTAAAGTTAAATGGATTCTCGATAACGTAGACGGAGCTCGTGAAAAAGCTGAAAAGGGCGATCTTCTTTTCGGAACTATCGACACATGGCTTCTCTGGAAACTGACTGGTGGTAAAGTTCATGTAACTGATTACACCAACGCTTCCAGAACTCTCATGTATAATATTCATGACCTTAAATGGGACGAAGAGCTTCTTAAGCACCTCACAGTTCCTGCTTCTATGCTTCCAGAAGTAAAACCTTCTTCAGAAGTTTACGGCTATACTGTAAAAGAAAAATTCCAGGGACTGGAAGTTCCTATCTCCGGTATGGCTGGCGACCAGCAGGCAGCCCTTTTCGGACAGGCCTGCTTCAGCGAAGGTATGGCTAAAAACACATACGGAACCGGTTGTTTCATGCTGATGAACACCGGCGAAAAAGCTGTTCCTTCCAAGAACGGCCTGCTCACCACAATTGCATGGGGTGTTGACGGCAAAGTTGAATATGCTCTTGAAGGCTCAATCTTCGTTGCAGGTTCAGCTGTTCAGTGGTTGCGTGACGGTCTGCGCATGTTCAGAGAAGCAAAAGACAGTGAACTTTACGCAACACGCGTACCGAACTCCGATGGCGTCTACATGGTTCCTGCTTTTGTTGGCCTTGGCGCTCCTTATTGGGATTCAGAAGTTCGCGGTGCTGTCTTCGGGCTGACTCGCGCTACCACTAAAGAACACTTCATTCGCGCTACTTTGGACTCTTTGTGTTACCAGACCAAAGATGTTCTCTCCGCAATGGAAGCTGACTCCGGTATTAAACTGGCAAAACTTCGCGTTGACGGTGGTGCCGTAGCTAACGATCTTATCTTACAAGTTCAGGCTGATATACTCGGTGTTCCTGTAGAACGCCCACTCTGCATTGAAACTACCGCTCTTGGTGCTGCATATCTTGCAGGTCTTGCTGTAGGGTTCTGGGCAGATAAGAGCGACATCGTTAAGAACTTCGGTGTTGACCGTGAGTTTGGTCCTAAACTTGGTAAGATTGAATCAGATAAGCTTTACGAAGGCTGGCAGAAAGCTGTTAAAGCAACTATGGCTTTCAAATAA
- a CDS encoding glycerol-3-phosphate dehydrogenase/oxidase has product MKRSDFIQQMEDSSKVWDFIIIGGGATGLGSGLDAAARGYSVLVLEQGDFAEATSSRSTKMVHGGVRYLAQGNIPLVMGALKERGILQQNAPHMCYNQKFLVPDYKWWGLPYYGIGLKAYDMLARKYSFGPSQIFSKSKTIKEIPGVLTRKLKGGVTYHDGQFDDARLALTLARTMADMGGCPMNYTRVTNLVKNSNGYVCGVQAEDKITGKSYELKGKAVINATGIFTDDIMNMDNSNHKKLIAPSQGIHIVIDREFLGGETGIMVPKTDDGRVIFFVPWHGKVVVGTTDTPLSSVSMDPKPLEEEIDFLVDHSARYLAKPLKRSDVRSVFVGIRPLVAAGDSAKTSALSRDHYLTVSPNKLLTIAGGKWTTYRHMAEDCIDHAIKMGGHAFRPSPTKHLKLHGYTEEFDHTDHMHVYGSEAADIKALAAEFPELDTRMHPDLPYSWLEIVWAARHEWVQTVSDALARRTRALILDAKAAAEVAPKAAEIIAKELGKDEAWIKEQTESFVEYSKNYIVK; this is encoded by the coding sequence ATGAAACGTTCAGATTTTATTCAACAGATGGAAGACAGTTCCAAAGTATGGGATTTCATCATTATCGGGGGCGGCGCAACAGGTTTGGGTTCCGGCTTAGACGCAGCAGCCAGAGGATATTCTGTTCTCGTTCTTGAACAAGGTGATTTCGCTGAAGCTACTTCCAGCCGCAGTACTAAAATGGTGCATGGCGGCGTAAGATATCTTGCGCAGGGTAACATTCCTTTAGTCATGGGGGCGTTGAAGGAACGTGGAATTCTGCAACAGAACGCCCCACATATGTGTTACAATCAGAAATTTCTAGTTCCTGATTATAAGTGGTGGGGACTTCCTTACTACGGAATCGGTCTGAAAGCTTATGATATGCTTGCCCGGAAATATAGTTTCGGTCCTTCTCAAATTTTTTCAAAGTCTAAAACGATTAAAGAAATTCCTGGAGTTCTGACTCGTAAGCTGAAAGGTGGCGTAACTTATCATGATGGTCAGTTTGACGATGCTCGCCTTGCTTTGACTCTTGCCCGTACAATGGCAGATATGGGTGGTTGTCCGATGAACTATACCCGTGTTACGAATTTGGTTAAGAATTCTAATGGGTATGTTTGTGGTGTTCAGGCTGAAGATAAAATTACCGGCAAGTCATATGAGTTAAAAGGTAAAGCCGTTATAAACGCTACCGGAATATTCACTGATGATATTATGAATATGGATAACTCCAATCATAAAAAACTTATCGCTCCAAGTCAGGGTATTCATATCGTTATCGATCGTGAATTCCTCGGCGGCGAGACCGGTATTATGGTTCCTAAAACTGACGACGGTCGTGTTATTTTCTTTGTTCCATGGCATGGCAAAGTTGTTGTTGGTACAACTGATACCCCACTTTCTTCTGTTTCCATGGATCCAAAACCACTGGAAGAAGAAATCGACTTTTTGGTTGATCACTCCGCTAGATATCTTGCTAAGCCTTTGAAACGTTCAGATGTCCGCAGTGTGTTTGTAGGTATCAGACCTTTGGTTGCAGCAGGAGATTCTGCTAAAACTTCAGCATTATCCAGAGATCATTACCTGACAGTTTCTCCCAACAAACTGCTGACCATTGCAGGCGGTAAGTGGACTACTTACAGGCACATGGCTGAAGATTGTATTGATCATGCTATCAAAATGGGTGGTCATGCTTTCCGCCCGTCCCCTACTAAGCATTTGAAATTGCATGGTTACACTGAAGAGTTTGACCATACCGATCATATGCATGTTTACGGAAGTGAAGCTGCGGATATTAAAGCTCTTGCTGCTGAATTTCCTGAACTTGATACCCGTATGCATCCTGATCTTCCTTACTCTTGGCTGGAAATTGTATGGGCAGCTCGTCATGAGTGGGTTCAGACTGTTTCAGATGCTCTTGCACGCAGAACCAGAGCTTTGATTCTGGATGCGAAGGCAGCCGCAGAAGTTGCTCCTAAGGCAGCTGAAATAATAGCTAAAGAACTTGGTAAAGACGAAGCATGGATCAAAGAACAGACTGAGTCTTTTGTAGAATACTCTAAGAATTATATTGTAAAATGA
- a CDS encoding MIP/aquaporin family protein → MNFFLSEMIGTLILTLFGCGVVANVLLEKSKGQNSGWIVITMGWGFAVAFAVYVAGKHSGAHINPAVTIGLASIGAFPWANVPVYIAGQMTGGFLGAVLVYFVYQCHWEPTKDPELKLAVFSTGPAIPCTIQNFLCEFIGTACLLFILLGIGANNFADGLNPLIVGFFIMAIGLSLGGPTGYAINPARDLAPRIAHMLLPIPGKGGSDWKYAWIPVVAPICGGVAGAMLYKALIG, encoded by the coding sequence ATGAATTTCTTTTTAAGTGAAATGATTGGAACCTTGATTTTGACACTTTTTGGGTGCGGGGTTGTTGCGAACGTTCTTTTGGAAAAATCAAAAGGGCAGAACAGCGGCTGGATTGTCATTACCATGGGTTGGGGATTTGCTGTAGCATTTGCGGTTTATGTTGCAGGTAAACATTCTGGAGCTCACATTAATCCTGCGGTTACTATCGGGCTTGCTTCTATCGGAGCTTTCCCATGGGCCAATGTTCCTGTCTATATTGCAGGACAGATGACAGGTGGTTTCCTAGGAGCTGTGTTGGTTTATTTTGTTTACCAGTGCCACTGGGAACCTACTAAAGATCCTGAGCTAAAGTTAGCTGTTTTCTCTACTGGACCTGCAATCCCTTGTACAATTCAAAACTTCTTGTGCGAGTTTATAGGCACAGCCTGTCTACTGTTCATCCTTCTAGGGATTGGTGCAAATAACTTTGCAGATGGTCTTAATCCTCTTATCGTCGGTTTCTTCATTATGGCTATAGGTCTTTCTTTGGGTGGACCTACCGGTTATGCTATTAACCCTGCTCGTGACCTTGCACCAAGAATTGCACACATGTTGCTTCCTATTCCAGGCAAAGGCGGCAGTGATTGGAAATACGCTTGGATTCCTGTAGTAGCACCAATTTGCGGTGGTGTTGCCGGAGCTATGCTTTACAAAGCTCTCATCGGTTAA